A window from Phaenicophaeus curvirostris isolate KB17595 chromosome 13, BPBGC_Pcur_1.0, whole genome shotgun sequence encodes these proteins:
- the LOC138725989 gene encoding putative P2Y purinoceptor 10, with protein MESNVSSGNCTDPQMSFQSTLYATTYTLIFIPGLLANSAALWVLCRFISKKSKAVIFMINLAVADLAHVLSLPLRMYYYINHTWPFGSFLCQVCFYLKYLNMYASICFLTCISIQRYLFLLHPFKAKDWKRRYDVAISAAVWLFVGAACLPLLVVRSPALSNSTNTCFSDLGVKQLSPGASITLVTVAELFGFVIPFGIIACCTWKMRRSLQECPTQLQNTNEKQKALRMVLMCAVVFFICFTPYHINFPFFMMVIENIIQDCAIHRSTLRFHPISLCLASLNCCLDPVLYYFMTSEFQDQLLRHNCAALRGRFLRHRSSLSVTETSHDIRMKKRNLPRFRFWALPKFFGRINSMEIPPVPPDELLLESIS; from the coding sequence ATGGAGAGCAACGTGTCCTCTGGGAACTGCACCGATCCCCAGATGTCCTTCCAGTCCACCCTGTATGCAACCACGTACACCCTCATATTCATCCCTGGCCTCCTGGCCAACAGCGCTGCCCTGTGGGTCCTGTGCCGCTTCATCAGCAAGAAGAGCAAAGCCGTCATCTTCATGATCAACCTGGCCGTGGCCGACCTGGCTCACGTCCTCTCGCTGCCCTTACGCATGTATTACTACATAAACCACACGTGGCCCTTTGGAAGCTTCCTTTGCCAGGTGTGCTTCTACCTGAAGTATCTCAACATGTACGCCAGCATCTGCTTCCTCACCTGCATCAGCATCCAGCGgtacctcttcctcctccatcccttcaAAGCCAAGGACTGGAAGCGGCGGTACGACGTGGCCATCAGTGCTGCTGTCTGGCTCTTTGTGGGAGCGGCGTGCTTACCCCTGCTCGTTGTGAGGAGCCCAGCCTTGTCCAACAGCACAAACACGTGCTTCTCAGACCTGGGGGTGAAGCAGCTGAGTCCAGGAGCCTCCATCACGCTGGTAACAGTGGCAGAGCTGTTCGGGTTCGTCATCCCCTTTGGCATTATTGCCTGTTGCACTTGGAAGATGAGGCGGTCGCTGCAGGAGTGTCCGACGCAGCTGCAAAACACCAATGAGAAGCAGAAGGCTTTGCGCATGGTCTTGATGTGCGCAGTAGTCTTCTTCATCTGCTTCACCCCCTACCACATCAACTTCCCTTTCTTCATGATGGTGATCGAGAACATCATCCAGGACTGCGCCATTCACAGGAGCACGCTCCGCTTCCACCCCATCTCCCTCTGCCTGGCGAGCCTCAACTGCTGCCTGGATCCAGTCCTCTACTACTTCATGACCTCCGAGTTCCAGGACCAGCTGCTGCGCCACAACTGTGCTGCCCTCAGGGGTCGGTTCTTGCGCCACAGGAGCAGCCTCTCCGTCACCGAAACCAGCCACGACATTCgtatgaaaaagagaaatcttcCACGCTTTAGGTTTTGGGCTCTCCCCAAGTTCTTTGGCCGAATAAACAGCATGGAGATCCCCCCAGTGCCACCTGATGAGCTTCTGCTGGAGTCCATCTCTTGA
- the LOC138725994 gene encoding putative P2Y purinoceptor 10, which yields MTHPPYTTTNVSSSPVMMQSNQTCSNHNITFKNGLYAATYTIILIPGLLANSAALWVLCRFISKKNKAVIFMINLAVADLAHVLSLPLRIYYYINSTWPFGRFLCLLCFYLKYLNMYASICFLTCISIQRYFFLYQPFKAKDWKRRYDVAISAVVWLFVGLACLPFPIMRSYGLAKATNTCFADLQVRQIDSKVATVLMTGTAELFGFVGPLIIILFCTWKTKDSLQGFQIPLQNSSEKRKALRMVSMCAVVFCVCFAPYHINFFFYMLVKENVITDCFLSTITLYSQPFCLSLASLDCCLDPILYFFMTSEFQDQISRHSSMVIRNRLMSKESASSVKE from the coding sequence ATGACCCACCCGCCCTATACCACGACAAATGTTTCCAGCAGCCCAGTAATGATGCAGAGCAACCAGACCTGCTCCAATCACAATATAACGTTCAAAAACGGCCTATATGCAGCCACATACACCATCATACTCATCCCTGGCCTCCTGGCAAACAGCGCTGCCCTGTGGGTCTTGTGCCGCTTCATTAGCAAGAAGAACAAAGCCGTTATCTTCATGATCAACCTGGCCGTGGCCGACCTGGCTCACGTCCTTTCACTGCCACTGcgaatatattattatattaactCCACGTGGCCTTTTGGGAGGTTCCTTTGCTTACTGTGTTTCTACCTGAAGTATCTCAACATGTACGCCAGCATTTGTTTCCTCACCTGCATCAGCATCCAGCGGTATTTCTTCCTGTACCAGCCGTTCAAAGCCAAGGACTGGAAGCGGCGGTACGACGTGGCCATCAGCGCTGTGGTGTGGCTCTTTGTTGGGCTGGCGTGTTTGCCGTTCCCCATCATGCGCAGCTACGGCCTCGCCAAAGCCACAAATACTTGCTTTGCAGACCTTCAAGTCCGGCAGATCGACAGCAAGGTGGCCACCGTGCTGATGACCGGCACGGCAGAGCTCTTCGGGTTCGTCGGCCCGCTCatcattattttattctgtacCTGGAAAACCAAAGATTCTCTTCAGGGCTTCCAGATACCACTGCAGAACAGCAGCGAGAAGAGAAAAGCTTTACGGATGGTTTCCATGTGTGCCGTTGTCTTCTGCGTGTGTTTTGCACCATATCACATCAACTTCTTTTTCTACATGTTggtgaaagaaaatgtcattacAGACTGCTTCCTGAGCACCATCACGCTCTACTCCCAGCCCTTTTGCCTAAGCCTTGCGAGTCTGGACTGCTGTTTGGATCCCATCCTGTATTTCTTTATGACTTCAGAGTTTCAGGACCAGATATCAAGGCACAGCAGCATGGTCATCAGGAATCGGCTCATGAGCAAAGAGAGTGCCTCGTCAGTGAAGGAATGA